The genomic window ACAACTCGTTGATTTCGGGTTTTTTGGAGGTGCAGCTTGATAATTTGCCCACAAGATTCGCGTTTTCCAAACTGTTTTTTTGGCGGGTAATTTCCTTGGCCTTGCGCGAGGCTTCCCTTACCCTTGCCGCGCCTATGGCTTTTTGGATAATTTTTTCGGCAATTCTCTTTTTGGAGTTTTTTTCAAAAAATTTGTATATCTCGGAAGCCAAGATACTTTCGCAAGCTATTCTAGCATCGGGATTGCCTAGTTTGGTCTTGGTCTGCCCTTCAAATTGAACATTATGCATTTTAACAGACATCACGACAGTTAGGCCTTCTCTAAAATCTTCTCCCAAAAGATTGGGGTCTTTTTCTTTTAGCAGCCCGTATTTTCTCGCCAAATCGTTAAAAACTCTGGTAATGGCGGCTTTTATTCCCGTTTCGTGGGTGCCGCCTTCCGTAGTCGGGATGTTGTTGACATAAGATATAATGGTGTCCGTATATGAATCATTGTATTGAATAGCGATACTCAAATAAATATCGTCTTTTTCGCCTTCAAAGTATAAAGGATCATGTAAGGTATTTTTTGCTTCGTTAACATATTTAACAAAATCAATCAGTCCGCCTTTATAACAAAATTCTTTGACTAATGGATAATGTTCGTTTCTTAAATCTTTGAATACTATGGTTATGCCTTTGTTTAAAAAGGCAAGCTCTTTTAATCTCTTAGCAATGATATCGCTGCTAAAAATTATGGAATCAAAAACACGCTTATCGGGATAAAAAACAACTAAAGTGCCGGTTTTTTGGGTGGGTTGGACCTTCATAAGACCGCCTTGGGCTACCCCGCTTCTTATCTTGCCTTGCTCGTCTTCATAAGAAGCAAACTCCATACGGTATTCCCAACCGTCTCTATAGACATAAACTTTTAGCCATTCGCTCAAAGCGTTGGTTACGCTCGCGCCAACGCCGTGCAGTCCGCCCGAAAAAGAATAATTGGTGGTGTCAAATTTGCCGCCTGCATGAAGCTGCGTAAAGACCACCTCAACGCCGCTTATGCCCAATTGCGGATGAAGGTCCACAGGAATGCCCCTTCCGTTATCTTCTACGGAAGCGCTTCCGTCAGGATTAAGAGTAACTATAATC from Clostridiales bacterium includes these protein-coding regions:
- a CDS encoding type IIA DNA topoisomerase subunit B encodes the protein MQNNYEAKDIKVLEGLDAVRLRPGMYVGTTGLKGLHHILWEIVDNAIDEVANGFGNKIIVTLNPDGSASVEDNGRGIPVDLHPQLGISGVEVVFTQLHAGGKFDTTNYSFSGGLHGVGASVTNALSEWLKVYVYRDGWEYRMEFASYEDEQGKIRSGVAQGGLMKVQPTQKTGTLVVFYPDKRVFDSIIFSSDIIAKRLKELAFLNKGITIVFKDLRNEHYPLVKEFCYKGGLIDFVKYVNEAKNTLHDPLYFEGEKDDIYLSIAIQYNDSYTDTIISYVNNIPTTEGGTHETGIKAAITRVFNDLARKYGLLKEKDPNLLGEDFREGLTVVMSVKMHNVQFEGQTKTKLGNPDARIACESILASEIYKFFEKNSKKRIAEKIIQKAIGAARVREASRKAKEITRQKNSLENANLVGKLSSCTSKKPEINELFIVEGDSAGGTAKQARDRYFQAILPLRGKPLNAEKKRLDQVLQNEEIRTIISALGAGIGEDFLVDNLNYHKVIILSDADQDGAHIRAILLTFFFRYMKDLINEGFVYIGMPPLYKVYKKDIVEYAYTDEELDIVKEKVGRGYQIQRYKGLGEMNADQLWETTMNPKTRKLIQVTIDDAAEAEKLVTTLMGDAVELRKSYIIEYANFNKDDRLLGEMG